The stretch of DNA GCACCCGAGACCTGCTGGCTCGAACGGCCGCTCCCGCTCCTGGTGACGGACGGTCGTCGGGTGCTCCCGACGCCGCGCGCGCCTACGTCCGAACACGAGCCCTCCGTCCCTCGGTTCCCGGTGGGCACGACCCTAGCGTCGCCGCGGGGCCGGATCCAGGGTCAGCGGAACACCTGCACGACGTCGATCGTGCCGACGATGTGCTCGTTCAGCCCGGCGAGGTCCTCGGCAGGTATCCAGTACTCCAGGATGGTGTCGCCACCCGCCTGCTGGACGTCGTACGCGTCGAGGAACGACGTCTCGACCTCGAAGCGCGTCACGTAGCCCACACCACTCGCCGGCACGTTCCAGTCGCGCGCGATCCGCACGGCGTAGTCCTCGTTCAGGACGGGGTAGAAGATCGGCTGGTCGGGCAGCCGCGGCGGCCACGCGCGCCACCCCGATGCCTCGACCAGCGCGAGCTCCTGCGGCCCGGTCGGCCGCCAGAGCGTCGTCGAGTCCATCCCGTCATCCTGCCGCAGGACACGGCGGGCGACCCAGCCACTTTCGGCCGCTTGGAGATACTCGGCGAAGCGCGGCGGGCGGACCGGTCTCCGCCGGGTCGATGGACGGGAGGGGCTTCACCCACCGAACCGCTGACGATCCAAGCTCTTGAAGTAGCCCTTTCGCAGCGCGCGCTCGGCGCTGTCCTTCGACGTCGAGAAGAAGCCGCGCTCGGACGCCGACAAGCCTGAGGTCTCGATCTTTCGCCGGAGCATTGAGAGCGTGCAGCACAGGTCGGCTGCCTGGAACAGGCTGTAGTCGGCCGGGATCACCTTGCGCACCTCGACACTCAGGTGAGCGTTGAAGACGCTGTTGACAAGATTCGTGATCTCCTTCTGACCATTGTCGTAGTAGATGACGATGCGCTCCCACGAGCTGAAGAACTCGTAGCTCGACCGGATCAGCTCACCGAGCTCACGTGACATCGCGCTGACGAGCCGATCTGTGTCACCCAGCTCGCGTTTGCTGAACACCCACGAGTGGTGCGTGACCTC from Aeromicrobium erythreum encodes:
- a CDS encoding DUF3800 domain-containing protein, which codes for MRELSIFVDESGDFGPFEKHSPFYVLSLVFHDQSDDIAQHLEKIRDALVARGLPADHAIHTGPLVRREQDYRLLDMPSRRSIFRVLVDFVRTSEVTHHSWVFSKRELGDTDRLVSAMSRELGELIRSSYEFFSSWERIVIYYDNGQKEITNLVNSVFNAHLSVEVRKVIPADYSLFQAADLCCTLSMLRRKIETSGLSASERGFFSTSKDSAERALRKGYFKSLDRQRFGG